GAGCCTGGCCGGGAGCGCGACGTTCTCCCGCGCGCTCAGGGAAGGTATCAGGTTGAAGGACTGGAAGACGAAGCCGATGCGGTCTCGGCGAAGCGCGGCGAGGGCGCCCCGACGCAGCGAGCCCAGGTCCTGTCCTGCCAAGGAGACAGAACCGGACTCGAACGGCTCCAGCCCCGACAAGCAGTAGAGCAGGGTGGACTTCCCCGACCCGCTGGGACCGACGACGCTCACCATCTCCCCGGCATGCACGTCGAGCGAAATGCCTCCGAGAACCGGCACGGGAGGCTGTCCGCGCCCACCAGGGAAAGTTTTTCGGACGTCGACGGCGCTGATGAGCGGTTCAAGGGCGACTGGTTCGATCATGATCTCATCTCAGTCCGAAACCTGCGGATGCACGATCCGGCAGGGTCGAGAACGAGGGTAGAGCTGGCTCTACTCTTCGCCACCGCGGCGCCGGATGGAACATCTGATCCGTAGGGTGGTGTCATGGATCCGAGTAACGCGGGCCAAGCGCTGGCACGCTCACCGTGGCGGTTCCTCACCAGTCGCTGGCCATGGCTGGCGCTGCTGTATCTCCTGCTCAGCGCGGTGATCGGCCTCGTCATGCTTCCTCTGGCCGTGCTCACCCTCCTCTTCGTCCCCTTGTGGGGCATCCTCATCGGGGCTGTGGAGCGCCGGCGCACGCGTCTGCTCGGCTTTCCGCCGCAGCGATCGGGACATGTCCGTGTGATCCGGGAGGAACGGCACAACTGGCTGGGCGTTCGCCTCACCGAGGCCGCCACATGGCGAGAGACCGGAGCGCTGCTCAGCGACGTGGTGCTGGGCCTGCTCTCCTTCGTTCTGCTGCTCTTCGAAGCCCTCAGCCTGTTCTTGCTCCTCTCGCTCGGCTTCATCGGCTCCCAGCGTCGCGCCGATGTGAATCTCTTCGGCGACGTCCACCTCGTGGTCGATCAGAGCACCTGGTGGTCGGTGATTCCGGTCGGAATCGTGTTGCTCCCGCTGTTCGGGTATCTGAATGCGCTGCTCGCCACCGGGCACGCCTTGATGCTGCGCGCACTCTGCGGGCCGCGCGAAGAGGAGCTCAGTCGGAACGTCGAGCGGCTCACCCGTTCGCGCGCCGCCCTCGTGCAGGCCTTCGAGGACGAACGCCGCCGCATCGAACGAGACCTTCACGATGGCGTGCAACAAGAGCTGGTCACGCTCGCCGCGCGGCTCGGGATGGTGAGCTTGGAGTTGGATGAACTCGCCGACCGCAACGCCGAAACCACAGCCGCCCGCCACGCCCTCGAGGCTGCGCAGGATCAGGCAGAACACGCGATGGCAACACTGCGGCGAACCGTTCGCGGCATCCATCCCGCCGTACTCACCGACCACGGGCTCCGCGCGGCTTTGGACGAGTTGGCCGATCGTACCCCCGTTCCGCTCGAGCTCGACATCACCTCTCTCTCGCGAGTTGCTCCCGCGATAGAAACCGCCGCGTACTACCTCGTCACCGAGGCGATCACCAATGCGGCCAAGCACACGGCCGCGTCCCGCGTTCACGTGCGGGCACAGGTCGCCTCGAGCACGGTCGATGTCACCGTCACCGACAACGGGCACGGCGGTGCCCGCGAAGAGGCCGGGACGGGTCTTCGCGGACTGCGCGAGCGCGTCGAGACGCTCGGGGGCAGCTTCGACCTCGTCAGTCCCGCCGGTGGGCCCACCCAGCTGCACATGTCCGTGCCTCTGAAGGGGGAAGGTCGACACGATGCGCATACTGCTCGCTGAGGATTCCACGCTGCTTCGCGAGGCACTCGTCGCGCTCCTGGAACGACTCGGTCACCAGGTCATCGCGGCGGCGACCACCGCGCCGCAGCTGTTGCAGGAGTTCATCCGCCTGCACGGGGAGAGCATGCACCCAGACCTCGTCCTCACCGACGTGCGGATGCCGCCGGACAACAGCGACGACGGTCTGAGGACCGCTCTGCGAATTCGGGAGCTGTCGCCTGCCCAGCCCGTGATGGTCCTGTCGCAGTACATCGCCGACACCTATGCCCGCGAGCTTCTCACTCTCCCGCAGGGTGCGATCGGCTATCTCTTGAAGGACCGGATCAATCGGGTGCGCGACTTCGCGCAAGCGCTGGACGTCGTCGCATCCGGTGGCACCGTCATCGACTCTGACGTCGTGCAGCATCTCCTGCGTGTACGGCCGCAAGGACCGCTCTCGACGCTCACGGGACGAGAGCGAGAAGTTCTCGCTCTCATGGCCGACGGCCGCTCCAACACGGAGATCGCTGCCGCGCTGGTGCTGACCGATGCCGCCATCAGCAAGCACATCGGCAACATCTTCCTCAAGCTCGGCCTGAGTCCCGTCGATGAGAACAGGCGGGTCAGAGCCGTGCTGGTCTACCTTCAGGCCGAACCGCGCTGATATGCACTGACCTCAGAACGGCAGCAGCGGGTCGACAGCCACGGCGACGAATATCAACGTCAAGTAGGTGATGGAGGCGTGGAACACCCGCATCGGACGCGGGTTCGTTCCACGCACCGCCTGCGAATACAGCCGGTGCGACTCGTAGACGAACCAGCCACCGAACACCACGGCGGACACGGAGTACACGAGGCCCATGTCGGCGACCGGAATCAGCAGCAGCGAGCACGCGAGGGTGGCCCAGGCGTACAGAATGACCTGGAGCCCGACCTGTGACGCGTTGCGCGTGACGCCGAGCATCGGAACGTCGGCGCCTTCGTAATCATCCCGGTACTTCATCGACAGCGGCCAGTAGTGCGCAGGCGTCCACAGGAACACCAGCGCGAACAGCACGATGGCGGGCCATGCGACGTCACCGGTGACGGCCGACCAGCCGATCACCACCGGGAAGCAGCCTGCGATCCCGCCCCAGATGATGTTCTGCTCGGTACGACGCTTGAGGATCATCGTGTAGATGACGACGTAGAAGAAGATCGCGGCGACTGACAGCGTCGCCGTCAGCCAGTTCGTCGTGGCGAGCAACCAGACAGTGGATGCGATCGCGAGGGTCCAGGAGAAGATCAGCGCTGCTCGCGGCGATATCTCACCCGTCACGAGCGGACGCTTCTCGGTGCGATGCATCTGCGCATCCATGTCCCGGTCGAGATACATGTTGAACGATGCCGCAGATCCGGCGCTCATCGAGCCGCCGAACACGGTCGCCAGTACGAGCCAGAGGTTCGGCATCCCGCCCTCGGCGAGGAACATGACCGGCACGGTGGAGACGAGCAGAAGCTCGAGAACACGGGGCTTCGTCAGCGAGACATACGCCTTGATCGTCTGGCCGATCGGCCGTTTCACCGCCGTCGCCTCGGACATAGTCGAGATATCGATCGCCTCCCAGCGCACACTCCGCCAACCCTCTCATTCTAGGCCACGGGTATTCGCGCGGATGACGTCACGGCGTCCGTTTCCTCACATATCACGCGACGTAATGTGAATGAACCAAGCCCGCTATGCTGAAATCACTCGCGCGCCCGGCGCTGTGCTCCTGTCCGTGACGATGCGGAGGCGCAGGGAATTCGGGCGCCCTCGTAACCGTTGGAAAGGGCATGACCTTGTCGGAATTGCAGTGGGAAGAGATTGACCGGCGCGCGGTGGACACCGCACGGATTCTGGCGGCGGATGCCGTCGAGAAGGTCGGCAACGGTCACCCTGGCACGGCGATGAGCCTCGCGCCTCTCGCCTACCTCCTCTACCAGCGCGTTCTGCGCCACGACCCGACCGACACCGATTGGCTGGGCCGCGACCGCTTCATCCTCTCCGCGGGCCACTCCTCGCTGACGCAGTACGTCCAGCTCTACCTGGGCGGCTTCGGACTCGAACTCGATGACCTCAAGTCGCTGCGCACGTGGGGATCGAAGACGCCTGGTCACCCCGAGTACGGGCACACCAAGGGCGTGGAGATCACGACCGGTCCTCTCGGCCAGGGCCTCGCATCCGCCGTCGGGTTCGCCTATGCATCCCGCTACGAGCGTGGACTGTTCGACCCTGAGGCCGCTGCGGGTACGAGCCCGTTCGATCACTTCGTGTACGTGATCGCCGGCGACGGCGACCTGCAGGAGGGCATCACCAGCGAGGCGGGCTCGCTCGCCGGTCACCAGCAGCTCGGCAACCTCATCACCTTCTACGACTCCAACCAGATCTCGATCGAGGACGACACGAATGTCGCCTTCACCGAAGACGTCGCCGCACGCTACGAGGCCTACGGCTGGCATGTGCAGACGATCGACTGGAAGAAGAGCGGCGAGTACGTCGAAGACGTCGCCGAGCTGTTCGCGGCCGTCGAGGCGGCGAAGGGCGAGACCGACAAGCCGTCGCTCATCATCCTGAAGACGATCATCGGCTGGCCGTCGCCCGGCAAGCAGAACAGCGGCAAGATCCATGGTTCAGCGCTCGGCGCCGACGAGCTCGCCGCGACCAAGAAGGTCCTCGGGTTCGACCCGGAGGAGACCTTCGTCGTCGCAGACGACGTGATCGCGCACACCCGCGCTCTCGCCGACCGCGCCGCCGAGGTCCGCGCCGCCTGGCAGAAGTCGTTCGACGCCTGGGCCGACGCGAACCCCGAGCGCAAGACGTTGCTCGACCGGCTCGAGGCGAAAGACCTTCCCGCCGATATCGCCTCCGCCCTGCCTGTCTTCGAAGCAGGCAAGGAAGTCTCCACGCGCGCAGCCTCCGGCCAGGTCATCAACGCCCTCGCTGCCGAGCTGCCGGAGCTGTGGGGCGGTTCCGCCGATCTCGCGGAATCGAACCTCACCACCATCAAGGGCGCGAAATCGTTCATCCCGTCCGAGTGGTCCACCCATGAATGGTCCGGCTCGCCCTACGGGCGAGTGCTGCACTTCGGCATCCGCGAGCACGCCATGGGCGCGATCATCAACGGCATCGTGCTGCACGGCCCGACGCGCGCCTTCGGCGGAACCTTCCTCATCTTCAGCGACTACATGCGTCCGTCGGTCCGCCTCGCCGCGCTGATGAACATCCCCAGCATCTTCGTCTGGACGCACGACTCCGTCGCGCTCGGCGAAGACGGTCCGACCCACCAGCCAATCGAGCAGCTCGCGACACTGCGCGCCATCCCGAACTTCACCGTGGTGCGGCCGGCAGACGCGAACGAGACCTCGGTCGTCTGGCTCGAGCTTCTTCGCCGCCACGCGGGCCCCGCTGGTATCGCGCTGACGCGCCAGAACATCCCGGTGTTCGCACGCGGAGCAGGCGCGGCATCCGGCGACACCTTCGCGTCAGCCGACAACGCGACCAAGGGCGCCTACGTGCTCGCCGAGGCGCCGAACGGCACGCCGGACGTCATCCTCATCGCCACCGGCTCCGAAGTCCAGCTCGCGGTCGCCGCTCGCGAGACACTGGCAGCCGACGGCATCAACGCCCGTGTCGTGTCCGCTCCGTCGCTGGAGTGGTTCGACGAACAGGATGCCGCATACCGCGAGTCGGTCCTGCCGGCAGCGGTTGCCGCACGTGTCTCCGTGGAGGCAGGTTCTGACCTCACCTGGCGCGGCATCGTCGGCGACAACGGCCGCTCCGTCGCTATCGATCACTTCGGCGCATCCGCCGACTACAAGACGCTGTTCCAGGAATTCGGCATCACCACCGAGGCCGTCGTCGAGGCGGCACGCGCAACTGTCAAGGAGAACGCATGAGCACCCCCACCGCAGACCTCGCAGCCGCAGGCGTCAGCATCTGGCTGGATGACCTCTCCCGCACCCGCATCAATTCCGGCAACCTCGCCGAGCTGATCGAGTCCCGCAACGTCGTGGGCGTCACCACGAACCCGACCATCTTCGCCGGGGCGATCACCAACCCCGACGACACGTCGTACGACGCGCAGGTCACCGAACTGGCCGCTTCCGGTGCGACCGCCGAGGAGGCCGTCTTCGCGGCCACCACTCAGGACGTCGGCGCCGCACTCGACGTGTTCCGTCCCGTCTGGGAGCAGTCCGGACACGTCGACGGCCGTGTCTCGATCGAGGTCTCCCCCGACCTCGCGCACGACACCGAGGGAACCGTCGCTCAGGCCAAGCAGCTGTGGGCGAAGATCGACCGCCCGAACCTGCTCGTGAAGATCCCGGCGACCAAGGCCGGTCTTCCCGCGATCACTGAAGCGATCGCGAACGGGATCAGCGTCAACGTCACTCTGATCTTCAGCCTCGAGCGCTACGCAGACGTCATCGATGCTTACCTCACCGGGCTCGAGCGCGCACACAGCGGCGACTTCGATCTGGCGAGCATCCATTCCGTGGCGTCCTTCTTCGTGTCGCGCGTCGACAGCGAGACCGACAAGCGCCTCGAAGCCATCGGCACAGATGAGGCACTCGCGCTCAAGAGCAAAGCCGGTCTGGCCAACGCACGCCTCGCGTACGAACTGTTCGAGAAGAAGTTCGCCGAGAAGCGTGCGCAGGATCTCATCGCTCTGGGCGCCAACCCGCAGCGTCCGCTGTGGGCCTCAACCGGTGTCAAGGACCCGGCGCTGCCCGACACCCTGTACGTGACCGAGCTCGTCGCGCAGGGCGTCGTCAACACGATGCCGGAGAAGACCCTCCAGGCCACCTTCGATCATGGCGTCATCACCGGCGACACGATCACCGGTGGCTACGACGAGGCCCGTGAGGTCTTCGCCGGACTCGAGAAGGTCGGCGTCGACTTCGCCGATGTCACTCAGGTGCTCGAAGATGAGGGCGTCGCGAAGTTCATCGACTCCTGGCATGACCTGCTCACCCAGGTGGCCGAGGGGCTCGAGGCTCAGCGATGACGTTCTCGATCCACGCCTCGGGCGCGGCGAAGTCCGCGATCGACGAGGTCGTTCCCCGGCTGGTCGGCGATTTGATCGCCTCCCGCATCACCGGGTTCGACTCGACCCTGTGGGGCGAAGCTGCCGAAGAAGAGGCGGCCAAGCGTCTCGGATGGGTCGAGGCCGTCTCGGTGTCACGTCCCCTGGTTCCGGAGATCGTCGCGCTCCGCGATGAGCTGCACGCCAAAGGTGTGAACCGCGTGGTCCTCGCCGGCATGGGCGGATCATCGCTCGCGCCCGAGGTCATCACGCAGACCGCCGGTGTGGCACTCACGATCCTCGATTCGACGGCGCCAGGACAGGTGCTCGCCGCATTGGACGAGGGCCTCGAGCAGACCGTCCTGGTCGTCTCATCGAAGTCGGGCTCCACCGTCGAGACCGATTCTCAGCGCCGCACTTTCGAAGCGGCGTTCCGCGACCTGGGCATCGATCCCGTTGAACGCATCGTCGTCGTCACCGACCCGGGCTCGCCTCTGGACGCCTCTGCGCGCGAAGCGGGCTATCGCGTGTTCAACGCCGACCCGAACGTCGGCGGTCGCTACTCCGCCCTCACCGCTTTCGGCCTTGTCCCGTCCGGCCTCGCCGGCGCCGACATCTCCGAGCTGCTCGACGAGGCTGAGGCCACGCTGCTGCAGGTCGCCGTCGACGCAGCCGACAATCCGGCGCTGCGCCTCGGCGCAGCCATCGCCGGCACGAATCCACGTCGCGACAAGCTGGGTCTGATCACCGACGGCACGCATATCAACGGACTGCCGGATTGGATCGAGCAGCTCATCGCCGAGTCCACCGGCAAGGACGGCACCGGCATCCTGCCCGTCGTCCTGCTCCCCGTTTCGCCGGAGCTGGATGATGTCCCCGCCGACCTGCAGATCGTGCGGCTCGTCGACGATGCGAACGAGTTCCACCTGCGTGAGCGTCATCAGGGCGAGATCCTCGTGAGCGGATCGCTCGGTGCGAACCTGATCGTCTGGGAGTACGCCACCGCGATCGCCGGCTACCTGCTCGGAATCGATCCGTTCAACCAGCCGGACGTCGAGTCGGCCAAGGTCGCGACCCGCGGGCTGCTGGATGCGCGTCCGGAGCCGACGGCCCCCGCGTTCGTCGAGAGCGGTATCGAGGTCCGCGTGTCGGATCCGGCTCTTGCCGCCTCCGGCAACATCGAGGCTGTGCTGGACGCACTCTGGGCACAGCTGCCGGAAGACGGGTACGTGTCGATCCAGGCCTACGTCAACCGTCTCGAGCTGCCGCAGCTGCAGGGCCTGCGCGAACTGGTCGCGGCCGATTCCGGTCGTCCGACCACGTTCGGCTGGGGACCGCGGTTCCTGCATTCGACCGGTCAGTACCACAAGGGTGGTCCGGCCCAGGGCGTGTTCCTGCAGATCCTGGAACGCACCGACGTCGATCTGGAGATCCCCGAGCGTCCGTTCACATTCGGTCAGCTCATCCAGGCGCAGGCTGCCGGCGATGCCGGCGTGCTCGCCGAGCATGGTCGCCCTGTCGTCTCACTGACGATCACAGAAGACTCGGCTGACGTCCTCGCCCTGTTCGAAGCCGCCCAGAAGTAGTCCGTAGGAGAATCCCCCGCCGATGTCCGTTCCCGTATCACGCGGCCACAATCCGCTGCGCGACCCAGACGACCGTCGCCTCAATCGCATCGCAGGTCCCAGCGCGCTGGTGATCTTCGGTGTGACCGGTGACCTGTCGCGCAAGAAGCTCATGCCAGCGGTGTACGACCTGGCGAACCGCGGACTGCTGCCGCCCGGGTTCGCCCTCGTCGGCTTCGCCCGCCGCGACTGGGAAGACCAGGACTTCGCCCAAGTGGTCTACGACGCGGTGAAGCAGCACGCGCGCACCGAGTTCCGCGAGGAGACCTGGCAACAGTTGTTGCAGGGCATCCGGTTCGTCTCGGGCGAATTCGACAATCCTGAGTCCTTCGTGAAACTGCGCGATACCGTCGAGAAGCTCGACATCGAACGCGGCACGATGGGAAATCACGCGTACTACCTGTCGATTCCTCCGAAGTCCTTCCCCATCGTCACGAAGCAGCTGAAGGACTCCGGACTCGTCGGCGACGACCACGGAGACGAGCGTTGGCGCCGCGTGGTGATCGAGAAGCCGTTCGGCCACGACCTCGATTCGGCTCGCGACCTGAACGAGGCACTCGAGGTCGCGTTCCCCGCCGATGCGATCTTCCGCATCGACCACTACCTCGGCAAGGAGACGGTGCAGAACATCCTCGCGCTCCGTTTCGCGAACGAGCTGTACGAGCCGATCTGGAACCGCAACTACGTCGACCATGTGCAGATCACGATGGCGGAAGACATCGGAGTGGGTGGTCGCGCCGGGTATTACGACGGCGTCGGCGCTGCGCGTGACGTCATCCAGAATCACCTGCTGCAGCTTCTCGCACTCACTGCGATGGAGGAGCCGATCAGCCTGAGCGCTGAGCACCTGCGCGCAGAGAAGGAGAAGGTGCTCGCAGCGGTCACTCTTCCCGACGACCTCTCCCTCGCCACCGCACGCGGCCAGTACGCCGGCGGTTGGCAGGGCGGCGAACAGGTCACCGGCTTCCTCGACGAAGACGGGATGAATCCGGAGTCGACCACGGAGACGTATGCCGCGATCAAGCTCGACATCAATACGCGGCGTTGGGCGGATGTTCCGTTCTACCTGCGCACCGGCAAACGGCTCGGTCGGCGTGTCACGGAGATCGCCGTGGTCTTCAAGCGCGCACCGCAGCATCTCTTCGGGCGGACGAACACGGCTGAGCTCGGTCAGAACGCTCTCGTCATCCGCGTGCAGCCCGACGAAGGCGTCACGATCCGGTTCGGATCCAAGATTCCCGGCGCGGGCAGCAACGTCCGCGACGTGACGATGGACTTCGGATACGGTCACGCCTTCACCGAGGCCAGCCCTGAAGCATACGAGCGGCTCATCCTGGACGTGCTCCTCGGAGACCCGCCCCTGTTCCCGCGCCATGAAGAAGTCGAGCTGTCCTGGAAGATCCTCGACCCCATCGAGGAGTACTGGGCATCGCAGAAGACGCCGGTGGAGCAGTACGCCCCCGGCTCCTGGGGTCCGGCATCCGCTGATGCCCTCCTTGCCCGCGACGGACGAGTCTGGAGACGACCGTGATCATCGAACTTCCCGACACGACCGTGAGCCAGGTCGCCAAGCATCTCGTCAAGATGCGCGAAGAGGGCGGCGCGGTCGCACTCGGCCGTGTGTTGACGCTGGTCATCTCCGCGCGAGAGAGCGTGGTGGAGGAAGCCATCGAGGCGGCGAACGACGCCTCGCGTGAGCATCCGATGCGCGTGATCGTTCTCACAGAACGCGACGGCGACGCACGTCTTGACGCGCAGATCCGCGTCGGCGGTGACGCCGGAGCGAGCGAGGTCGTCGTGCTCCGCGCGCAGGGAGACGCTGCCAGCAACGAGGAGAGCCTCCTCACCGGCCTTCTGCTGCCAGACGCTCCCGTGGTCGCGTGGTGGCCGGATGACGCTCCGGAGGAGCCTTCTGCCACCCCGCTCGGGCGCATCGCCCAACGCCGCATCACCGACGCCGCCACCGCCAAGGACGTCCGTGCGCAGATCGAGTCCCTCGGGCGCTCCCATGCTCCCGGCGACACCGACCTTGCATGGACCCGTCTCACCCACTGGCGCGAACAGCTCGCGGCAGTGCTCGACCAGCCGCCGTTCGAAGATGTGACGGCCGCCGAGGTTCGCGGTGCGGCTTCCTCGCCATCCACTGCGCTGCTCGCGGCCTGGCTGCAGCTCGCCCTCGACGTTCCGGTCCGATGGGCGTACGAGAAGCGCGAAGAATGGGACCACGGCATCAAGTCGGTCCGTCTCAGTCGTGCGAGCGGCGACATCCTGCTGGAGCGCCCCGTCCCCGGCGACGCCGTGCTCACACAGCCCGGCCAGCCGCACCACGACCTGCATCTGCCTCGTCGCACGCTTCGGGAGTGCCTGGCAGAGGAGTTGCGCCGCCTGGATCCCGATGTCCTGTACGGTCGAGTCATCACCGAGGGCTGGGAGAAGCTGGGTCCGCCCGAGACCGGAGAGTGAGCGACATGCAGGCATCATCCGCCGAGAAGCTGGTCGTCGTCGAGACGTCGCCCGCAGAGGTTTCCGAGCGGGTCGCGGACCGGTTCCTCATGCGCGTGAAGGCGCGCACGAAGAGCGGCCGGATCGCGCATGTCGCCCTCACCGGAGGATCGATGGGCAGCGCGGTTCTCCGTGCGGTCGCCGCGCATTCGAAGGTTAGCCGGATCGATTGGTCCCTTGTGCACTTCTGGTGGGGCGATGAGCGCTTCGTGGCCCGTGACGATCAGGACCGCAATGCCCTGCAGTCGCGCCAAGCGCTGCTGGATCACATCCAGGTGCCCTCGGAGAACATCCATGAGATCGCTGCCTCCGACAGCGGTCTCACGCTCGACGAAGCCGCCGAGGCGTACGCCGCGGAACTCGCGAAGTTCAGCGATGAGGAGCACGCCTGGCCGTCGTTCGCGGTCTGCTTCCTCGGCGTCGGTCCCGACGGACACATCGCGTCGCTGTTCCCCGATCGCTCCGAGGTCACCGAGACGGATGCTGCAGTACTGCCCGTTCGCGACTCCCCGAAGCCGCCGCCTGAGCGCGTCACGCTGACGCGACCGGTGATCAACTCTTCCAAACGCGTCTGGCTGGTCCTCACCGGCGCTGACAAGGCCTCAGCGCTCGGTCTCGCGCTGGCTGGTGCCAGCTACACCAATGTGCCCGCAGCGGGCGCCAAGGGGCGCAAGCGCACGATCTTCTTCGTGGATCAGGCGGCGGCGTCAGAGGTCTCAGAGGACCTCATCGATCAGGCCTACTGATCTTTCTCTGGTTCTGAGCCTGAGTCGTCGCTCCCCCGGACGATGCCGAGTTCCTGGCTCTCGCTGAGCACCTGCGGGTGATATCTCGCGAGTCCGACCACGCCCCAGACGGCGATCGCGCCCGCGATGCCGAAGCACACCAGCACCCACGGCGGCGCAGCGGCGGCTTCGCCGAGCACGAGCATTCCGATCAGCACCGCGATCATCGGATCGACGACTGTCAGGCCGGCGATCACCAGGTCGGGTGGGCCAGAGCTGTAGGCGGTCTGCACGAAGTAGGCTCCCACTGCTGACGCGGCGACGAGGGCGATCACGCACACCAGCGTCACCCAGTCGAACTCCCCCGCCTGCACCCTCTTGATGACGGCTTTGGCCAACGTCGCAACGAACCCGTAGAGGATGCCGGCTCCGACCACGTAGAACAGCGCCCGCATCCTGTGGCGCAGGACCAGCCAGAATCCACCGAGCACGATGATCACGACGAGCAGAATCGCGAGGATCACGAAAAGCTCACGATCGGTGATGTCCTGCTCGACGGCGAAGATCGCCGCGAAGAACACGAAGATGAAGATGCCGCCGACGCACGCCCCGATGGCGATGAGCGATCTTCTGGTGGGCGCGTGGCCGGATACCCGCGCATTGAGCAACGTGGTGATCACGAGCGCGATGGCCCCGAGCGGCTGCACCACGATCAGCGGAGCGACGGACAGCGCGGCGAGCTGACACACGATGGCGAGCCCGAGCATGAGCGTGCCGAGAATCCATGACGGGCGGGTGAGCAGTCTCTTGAGCTGCTCGACGCTCAGTCCGTTCGCACCGTCAGCTCCGCTGAGGCGCTCGACCTTCTCGACGCCGCGGTGCTGATACTGCGCTCCGAGCGACATGAACACCGCACCGGCCAATGCGAGAGGGATGCCGAGAAGCAGCCCTGGGTTCTGGAAGGCACCGACAAGCTGGTCGCCGACTTCCGCCGATGTCATCCACGCGCCCGCACTCACACTGAAACACTACCGGGCGCACGGCTCGC
The DNA window shown above is from Microbacterium murale and carries:
- a CDS encoding glucose-6-phosphate isomerase; the encoded protein is MTFSIHASGAAKSAIDEVVPRLVGDLIASRITGFDSTLWGEAAEEEAAKRLGWVEAVSVSRPLVPEIVALRDELHAKGVNRVVLAGMGGSSLAPEVITQTAGVALTILDSTAPGQVLAALDEGLEQTVLVVSSKSGSTVETDSQRRTFEAAFRDLGIDPVERIVVVTDPGSPLDASAREAGYRVFNADPNVGGRYSALTAFGLVPSGLAGADISELLDEAEATLLQVAVDAADNPALRLGAAIAGTNPRRDKLGLITDGTHINGLPDWIEQLIAESTGKDGTGILPVVLLPVSPELDDVPADLQIVRLVDDANEFHLRERHQGEILVSGSLGANLIVWEYATAIAGYLLGIDPFNQPDVESAKVATRGLLDARPEPTAPAFVESGIEVRVSDPALAASGNIEAVLDALWAQLPEDGYVSIQAYVNRLELPQLQGLRELVAADSGRPTTFGWGPRFLHSTGQYHKGGPAQGVFLQILERTDVDLEIPERPFTFGQLIQAQAAGDAGVLAEHGRPVVSLTITEDSADVLALFEAAQK
- the tal gene encoding transaldolase → MSTPTADLAAAGVSIWLDDLSRTRINSGNLAELIESRNVVGVTTNPTIFAGAITNPDDTSYDAQVTELAASGATAEEAVFAATTQDVGAALDVFRPVWEQSGHVDGRVSIEVSPDLAHDTEGTVAQAKQLWAKIDRPNLLVKIPATKAGLPAITEAIANGISVNVTLIFSLERYADVIDAYLTGLERAHSGDFDLASIHSVASFFVSRVDSETDKRLEAIGTDEALALKSKAGLANARLAYELFEKKFAEKRAQDLIALGANPQRPLWASTGVKDPALPDTLYVTELVAQGVVNTMPEKTLQATFDHGVITGDTITGGYDEAREVFAGLEKVGVDFADVTQVLEDEGVAKFIDSWHDLLTQVAEGLEAQR
- a CDS encoding heme o synthase yields the protein MDISTMSEATAVKRPIGQTIKAYVSLTKPRVLELLLVSTVPVMFLAEGGMPNLWLVLATVFGGSMSAGSAASFNMYLDRDMDAQMHRTEKRPLVTGEISPRAALIFSWTLAIASTVWLLATTNWLTATLSVAAIFFYVVIYTMILKRRTEQNIIWGGIAGCFPVVIGWSAVTGDVAWPAIVLFALVFLWTPAHYWPLSMKYRDDYEGADVPMLGVTRNASQVGLQVILYAWATLACSLLLIPVADMGLVYSVSAVVFGGWFVYESHRLYSQAVRGTNPRPMRVFHASITYLTLIFVAVAVDPLLPF
- a CDS encoding response regulator transcription factor; protein product: MRILLAEDSTLLREALVALLERLGHQVIAAATTAPQLLQEFIRLHGESMHPDLVLTDVRMPPDNSDDGLRTALRIRELSPAQPVMVLSQYIADTYARELLTLPQGAIGYLLKDRINRVRDFAQALDVVASGGTVIDSDVVQHLLRVRPQGPLSTLTGREREVLALMADGRSNTEIAAALVLTDAAISKHIGNIFLKLGLSPVDENRRVRAVLVYLQAEPR
- a CDS encoding sensor histidine kinase, coding for MDPSNAGQALARSPWRFLTSRWPWLALLYLLLSAVIGLVMLPLAVLTLLFVPLWGILIGAVERRRTRLLGFPPQRSGHVRVIREERHNWLGVRLTEAATWRETGALLSDVVLGLLSFVLLLFEALSLFLLLSLGFIGSQRRADVNLFGDVHLVVDQSTWWSVIPVGIVLLPLFGYLNALLATGHALMLRALCGPREEELSRNVERLTRSRAALVQAFEDERRRIERDLHDGVQQELVTLAARLGMVSLELDELADRNAETTAARHALEAAQDQAEHAMATLRRTVRGIHPAVLTDHGLRAALDELADRTPVPLELDITSLSRVAPAIETAAYYLVTEAITNAAKHTAASRVHVRAQVASSTVDVTVTDNGHGGAREEAGTGLRGLRERVETLGGSFDLVSPAGGPTQLHMSVPLKGEGRHDAHTAR
- the tkt gene encoding transketolase; translated protein: MTLSELQWEEIDRRAVDTARILAADAVEKVGNGHPGTAMSLAPLAYLLYQRVLRHDPTDTDWLGRDRFILSAGHSSLTQYVQLYLGGFGLELDDLKSLRTWGSKTPGHPEYGHTKGVEITTGPLGQGLASAVGFAYASRYERGLFDPEAAAGTSPFDHFVYVIAGDGDLQEGITSEAGSLAGHQQLGNLITFYDSNQISIEDDTNVAFTEDVAARYEAYGWHVQTIDWKKSGEYVEDVAELFAAVEAAKGETDKPSLIILKTIIGWPSPGKQNSGKIHGSALGADELAATKKVLGFDPEETFVVADDVIAHTRALADRAAEVRAAWQKSFDAWADANPERKTLLDRLEAKDLPADIASALPVFEAGKEVSTRAASGQVINALAAELPELWGGSADLAESNLTTIKGAKSFIPSEWSTHEWSGSPYGRVLHFGIREHAMGAIINGIVLHGPTRAFGGTFLIFSDYMRPSVRLAALMNIPSIFVWTHDSVALGEDGPTHQPIEQLATLRAIPNFTVVRPADANETSVVWLELLRRHAGPAGIALTRQNIPVFARGAGAASGDTFASADNATKGAYVLAEAPNGTPDVILIATGSEVQLAVAARETLAADGINARVVSAPSLEWFDEQDAAYRESVLPAAVAARVSVEAGSDLTWRGIVGDNGRSVAIDHFGASADYKTLFQEFGITTEAVVEAARATVKENA